In one window of Corynebacterium incognita DNA:
- a CDS encoding arginine repressor, whose amino-acid sequence MASQTTRNARQAKILEILGKTKITSQVQLSELLLKEGIDITQATLSRDLDELGAKKVRRGAGRSFYMVGGDLEQFEDQINGPREKLRRMVDELVVSADHSGNIAMLRTPAGAAQYLASFIDRVGLPDVVGCIAGDDTVFVLVREPVTGREMAERLTDRGRG is encoded by the coding sequence ATGGCATCGCAGACTACTCGCAACGCTCGTCAGGCGAAAATTCTTGAGATCCTGGGCAAGACCAAAATCACCAGCCAGGTACAGCTCTCCGAGCTGCTTCTCAAGGAAGGTATCGACATCACGCAGGCGACGCTTTCGCGAGACTTGGATGAGCTCGGTGCCAAGAAAGTGCGTCGCGGTGCCGGCCGGTCTTTCTACATGGTCGGCGGAGACCTAGAACAATTCGAGGACCAAATCAACGGGCCGCGTGAAAAGCTGCGTCGCATGGTCGATGAACTCGTCGTGTCAGCAGACCATTCGGGCAATATCGCGATGCTGCGCACCCCAGCCGGTGCGGCGCAATACCTCGCCAGCTTCATTGATCGCGTGGGGCTTCCCGACGTCGTGGGGTGCATCGCTGGCGATGACACCGTTTTCGTCCTCGTACGTGAACCGGTGACCGGCCGCGAAATGGCAGAGCGCCTCACCGATCGGGGGCGGGGTTAG
- the pheT gene encoding phenylalanine--tRNA ligase subunit beta, with protein sequence MLISQNWVTGLLGAKNPGWSVSSEELDSGFVRVGFETEGYEALPEVSGPLVIGRVDEIEELTQFKKPIRYCQVNVGDANGTGELQGIICGARNFREGDYVVVALPGAELPGGFKIAARETYDHISNGMLCSAAELGMTKDSPGIIVVDESYGEPGQDARDAIQLGDTVFDVNITPDRGYALSARGLTRELASAFSLEFADAATDPTVAGIDVAGVPAPAGEALAVSIADDTKTRRFGLRKVTGINTDARTPFWMQRELMLSGMRPVNPATDVTNYVMLLLGQPMHAFDASKVAGGLSIRRAQPGEKFETLDHVKRELHAEDVVICDETGIQSLAGVMGGTSSEIADETTDVLFEAANWDPIGIARTSRRHKLSSEASRRFERGVDPAIVEVALDVACQLLVEIAGGSIEATRTLLGDVEKPAPITMASGKPAAYAGVDYAAQTVEARLREVGCEVTASGGDAATLTVVPPTWRSDITMDVDLVEEVLRLEGLEDIPLVLPTPKGGRGLTPAQVRRRAIGHGLAYAGYVEILPSPFIATDTFDVWGLEADDPRRNVVTVQNPLEADNAVLGTTLLPNMLVALARNVARGRQDLALFGQQQVAFQRGQQTPMPDVSARPSKAEATELIESLPYQPLHVATVGAGNWELAGPWGEGRAYTYADAIESARLVARAAGVELELEAAEQLPWHPGRCAALKVKGEVVGHAGELHPQVLKALGLPERVCAMELDVTALPLDEQFPAPVLSAFPGLHQDIALVVDESVPAESVRRAVAEGAGELLESVELFDIFRGEQLGDNKKSLAFSMLFRAGDRTLTDEEVNEHRLAAAAVAKERFGAEMRA encoded by the coding sequence ATGCTTATTAGCCAGAATTGGGTAACCGGCCTGCTGGGCGCGAAGAATCCGGGCTGGAGCGTTTCCAGCGAGGAACTCGACTCCGGCTTCGTTCGCGTCGGCTTTGAAACCGAGGGCTACGAAGCCCTTCCGGAGGTTTCCGGCCCGCTGGTCATCGGCCGCGTCGACGAGATCGAAGAACTGACGCAATTCAAAAAGCCGATCCGCTACTGCCAGGTCAACGTCGGTGACGCCAACGGTACCGGCGAGCTGCAAGGCATTATCTGCGGCGCGCGCAACTTCCGCGAGGGTGACTACGTGGTCGTGGCACTTCCTGGCGCGGAACTGCCCGGTGGCTTCAAGATTGCCGCGCGCGAGACTTATGACCACATCTCTAACGGCATGCTGTGCTCCGCCGCGGAGTTGGGTATGACCAAGGACTCCCCGGGCATTATCGTCGTGGATGAGAGCTACGGTGAACCAGGGCAGGATGCTCGCGACGCCATCCAGCTCGGGGATACCGTCTTTGACGTCAACATCACCCCGGACCGCGGTTACGCGCTGTCCGCGCGCGGCCTGACGCGCGAGCTGGCGTCTGCGTTCTCCCTAGAATTCGCCGATGCTGCTACCGATCCGACTGTGGCGGGCATCGACGTCGCGGGCGTTCCGGCACCAGCTGGCGAAGCGCTGGCCGTGTCCATTGCGGACGACACCAAGACCCGCCGGTTCGGACTGCGCAAGGTGACCGGCATCAACACGGATGCCCGCACTCCATTCTGGATGCAGCGCGAGCTCATGCTGTCCGGCATGCGTCCCGTGAACCCAGCCACCGACGTCACCAACTACGTCATGCTTCTGCTGGGCCAGCCCATGCACGCCTTCGACGCCAGCAAGGTCGCCGGGGGCTTGAGCATCCGCCGCGCCCAGCCGGGGGAGAAATTTGAGACCCTCGACCACGTGAAGCGTGAGCTGCACGCCGAGGATGTTGTGATCTGCGACGAGACCGGCATTCAGTCCCTCGCCGGCGTCATGGGCGGCACCTCCTCGGAGATCGCCGACGAGACCACCGACGTTTTGTTCGAGGCTGCTAACTGGGATCCCATTGGCATCGCACGCACCTCTCGTCGTCACAAGCTCAGCTCGGAGGCCTCGCGCCGGTTTGAGCGCGGCGTCGACCCCGCCATCGTCGAGGTAGCACTGGATGTGGCCTGCCAGCTGCTCGTTGAGATTGCCGGCGGCTCCATCGAGGCCACCCGCACGTTGCTAGGCGACGTCGAGAAGCCAGCACCTATCACCATGGCGTCCGGTAAGCCGGCAGCCTACGCAGGCGTGGACTACGCCGCGCAGACCGTGGAGGCGCGCCTGCGCGAGGTCGGGTGCGAGGTCACCGCGTCCGGCGGTGACGCCGCCACGTTGACTGTCGTGCCGCCGACGTGGCGCAGCGACATCACCATGGACGTGGATCTGGTGGAAGAGGTTCTGCGCCTGGAAGGGCTCGAGGACATCCCGCTTGTCCTGCCCACCCCGAAGGGCGGCCGCGGCCTGACTCCGGCGCAAGTGCGTCGCCGGGCCATTGGCCACGGTTTGGCGTACGCGGGCTACGTGGAAATCCTTCCGAGCCCATTCATCGCGACCGACACCTTTGACGTCTGGGGTCTCGAAGCTGATGATCCGCGCCGCAACGTGGTGACCGTGCAGAACCCGCTGGAGGCGGACAATGCGGTGCTCGGCACCACGCTACTGCCCAACATGCTGGTGGCCCTGGCGCGGAACGTGGCCCGTGGCCGCCAGGATCTGGCGCTGTTCGGCCAGCAGCAGGTCGCTTTCCAACGCGGCCAACAGACACCGATGCCGGACGTCTCTGCACGCCCCAGCAAGGCCGAGGCCACTGAACTCATTGAGTCCCTGCCATACCAGCCGCTCCACGTAGCCACGGTGGGCGCGGGTAATTGGGAGCTGGCCGGGCCGTGGGGCGAAGGTCGCGCGTACACCTACGCCGACGCCATCGAGTCTGCGCGCTTGGTTGCACGTGCCGCAGGCGTTGAGCTGGAGCTTGAGGCCGCTGAGCAGCTGCCGTGGCACCCAGGCCGTTGCGCCGCGCTCAAGGTCAAGGGCGAGGTCGTCGGACACGCCGGCGAGCTGCACCCGCAGGTACTCAAGGCTCTGGGCCTTCCGGAGCGCGTGTGCGCGATGGAGCTAGATGTCACGGCCCTGCCGTTGGACGAGCAGTTCCCGGCGCCGGTGCTATCCGCCTTCCCGGGCCTGCACCAGGACATCGCGCTCGTCGTGGATGAATCCGTTCCCGCCGAGTCCGTTCGTCGCGCTGTCGCCGAGGGTGCCGGGGAACTGCTGGAGAGCGTCGAGCTGTTCGACATCTTCCGCGGCGAGCAGCTGGGGGACAATAAGAAGTCCCTGGCGTTTTCCATGCTGTTCCGCGCTGGAGACCGCACCCTGACCGACGAGGAGGTCAACGAGCACCGCCTCGCTGCAGCCGCTGTAGCCAAGGAGCGCTTCGGCGCCGAGATGCGCGCCTAG
- the argJ gene encoding bifunctional glutamate N-acetyltransferase/amino-acid acetyltransferase ArgJ, with translation MAGNTGVTAPAGFSAAGIAAGLKKSGKKDLALVVNTGPEAIAAGVFTRNKVHSAAVTVSRAAVADRETGVRAVIINSGNANACTGAQGFADAQAMQAQTAHALHLPPAAVAVCSTGLIGEPLDMGTVVAGIESIVPQLDTTTKSGEDAATGILTTDTCMKQAVYHGAGWTIGAMAKGVGMMAPSLATMLAVITTDAQVDAALLHDALAGVSNTTFNTVDIDGTTSTNDSVIAMANGASGTQPSAEEFTAALHAVCADLAQQLQGDAEGVTKVVDITVTGAATDEQALEAARAVGRDNLFKCAMFGSDPNWGRVLAAVGMAPVDMDPGNIAVWFNGHQVCAHTTGVPGAREADLSGAHIAVTIDLGAGGSGHATVHTTDLSFNYVEINSAYAT, from the coding sequence ATGGCGGGGAACACTGGAGTCACCGCGCCGGCGGGCTTTAGCGCCGCGGGTATTGCGGCGGGTCTGAAGAAGAGTGGCAAGAAGGATCTGGCACTCGTGGTAAACACCGGGCCGGAAGCTATCGCCGCGGGGGTCTTTACCCGCAATAAGGTGCATTCTGCAGCGGTAACCGTCTCGCGCGCGGCCGTAGCCGACCGGGAGACCGGTGTGCGCGCGGTCATCATCAACTCCGGGAACGCCAACGCGTGCACCGGCGCGCAGGGGTTTGCAGACGCCCAGGCGATGCAAGCACAGACCGCGCATGCGCTGCATTTGCCGCCAGCGGCGGTCGCGGTGTGTTCCACGGGACTCATCGGCGAGCCGCTGGATATGGGCACCGTCGTGGCCGGGATTGAGAGCATCGTCCCGCAGCTGGATACCACGACCAAGTCTGGTGAGGACGCAGCCACCGGGATATTGACTACTGATACGTGTATGAAGCAGGCGGTGTATCACGGTGCGGGCTGGACCATCGGCGCCATGGCCAAGGGCGTGGGCATGATGGCGCCGTCGCTGGCCACCATGCTTGCGGTGATCACCACCGACGCCCAGGTCGATGCGGCGCTGCTTCATGACGCGCTCGCTGGTGTCTCGAACACGACGTTTAACACGGTAGATATTGACGGCACCACCTCGACGAACGACTCGGTCATCGCCATGGCTAATGGTGCCAGCGGGACTCAGCCGTCGGCCGAGGAATTCACCGCGGCCCTGCATGCGGTGTGTGCGGATTTGGCGCAGCAGTTGCAGGGGGACGCCGAAGGCGTCACCAAGGTCGTAGACATCACGGTGACCGGAGCGGCCACAGACGAGCAGGCGCTCGAGGCTGCCAGGGCCGTGGGTCGCGACAACCTGTTCAAGTGCGCCATGTTCGGCTCGGATCCCAACTGGGGCCGGGTGTTGGCGGCAGTGGGCATGGCCCCGGTGGACATGGACCCCGGCAATATCGCGGTGTGGTTCAACGGACACCAGGTGTGCGCCCACACCACCGGCGTGCCGGGCGCGCGCGAGGCGGATCTCAGCGGCGCTCACATCGCCGTGACCATTGACCTCGGCGCGGGTGGCAGCGGCCACGCCACCGTCCACACCACCGACTTGTCCTTCAACTACGTGGAGATCAACTCCGCGTATGCGACTTAA
- a CDS encoding acetylornithine transaminase has translation MILDATQPTDAAPQADTTTATNETPNLGDRWNAALMNTYGTPSMSLVRGQGSRVWDEEGNDYLDCLAGIAVNALGHAHPAVVDAVTHQVSQLGHVSNLAGSAPAVELAESLQSRIADATDAATGQATRVFFANSGAEANEAALKLARLSGKRRILTAEGGFHGRTMGTLTLTGQPTKQQKFRPLLSDVEYFPYGDIGYLTQLVEQAPDDTAAIMLEPVQGESGVIPAPTGFFTQVRALCDKHDILFIVDEVQTGVGRTGDFFAFEHEGIVPDIVTLAKGLGGGLPIGACLAIGEANRFEPGDHGTTFGGNPIACAAANAVLNELDPHMLVDVKYKSAKLIGALSTIRGVRAVRGRGLMLGVVLRTPVAAEVVSVAREHGLIVNAPAPDVIRLTPPLVISDEEITEAVSTLATVLWQLS, from the coding sequence ATGATCCTCGATGCTACTCAGCCGACCGACGCGGCCCCGCAGGCGGACACGACTACCGCGACAAACGAGACACCAAATCTGGGTGATCGCTGGAATGCTGCACTCATGAACACCTACGGCACTCCGTCGATGAGCCTGGTCCGGGGCCAGGGGAGCCGGGTCTGGGATGAGGAGGGCAACGATTACCTCGACTGCCTCGCCGGTATCGCGGTTAACGCGCTTGGGCACGCCCACCCCGCGGTGGTCGACGCCGTGACACACCAGGTCTCCCAGTTGGGGCACGTCTCCAACCTGGCGGGCTCCGCTCCTGCGGTGGAGTTGGCCGAGTCCCTGCAGAGCCGCATCGCCGACGCCACTGATGCCGCCACCGGCCAGGCGACGCGGGTGTTCTTCGCTAACTCGGGCGCCGAGGCGAACGAGGCGGCGCTCAAGCTCGCGCGCTTAAGTGGCAAGCGGCGGATCCTCACAGCCGAGGGTGGCTTCCACGGACGCACGATGGGCACCTTGACGCTGACCGGCCAACCGACGAAGCAGCAGAAGTTCCGGCCGTTGCTTTCCGACGTCGAGTACTTCCCCTACGGCGACATTGGGTACCTCACGCAACTGGTGGAGCAGGCCCCCGACGACACCGCGGCCATCATGCTGGAGCCCGTTCAGGGTGAGTCCGGCGTCATTCCGGCGCCCACGGGCTTTTTTACTCAGGTACGCGCGCTGTGCGATAAGCACGACATTTTGTTCATCGTGGACGAAGTCCAGACCGGTGTGGGACGCACCGGCGACTTCTTCGCATTCGAGCACGAGGGAATCGTCCCCGACATCGTCACCCTGGCTAAGGGGCTGGGTGGCGGGCTGCCAATTGGTGCTTGCCTGGCTATTGGCGAGGCCAACCGCTTCGAGCCGGGTGACCACGGCACTACCTTCGGTGGCAACCCGATTGCCTGTGCCGCTGCCAATGCCGTGCTCAACGAGCTGGACCCGCACATGCTTGTCGACGTCAAGTACAAGAGCGCCAAGCTGATCGGCGCGCTGTCTACTATTCGCGGGGTCCGGGCCGTCCGGGGACGCGGGCTCATGCTCGGCGTCGTGCTGCGGACCCCGGTGGCGGCCGAGGTGGTGTCGGTTGCCCGCGAACACGGCCTCATCGTTAACGCGCCGGCACCAGACGTTATTCGACTGACCCCGCCGCTGGTCATCAGCGACGAGGAGATCACTGAAGCAGTATCGACGTTGGCCACCGTGTTGTGGCAGCTCAGCTAG
- the argC gene encoding N-acetyl-gamma-glutamyl-phosphate reductase has protein sequence MTISLAVAGATGYAGGEIIRLLLGHPAMQSGQLRLRTLFAGDKAEESVAAHLPHLAAALHEAAGPESFAKTTPEALAEHDVVFLALPHGHSAALAQQLPESVKLIDCAADFRLESGTEWGAYYNPAGTNAATPWAGTWPYGLPELPGKRASIQSANRVAVPGCFPTAVSLAAYPALAAGLALPDVSVTAVTGASGAGKKPSAPLLGAELMGNLKPYSAAGAHRHIPEILQNLAPAVGKEASDVALSFTPVLAPLTRGILAVAIMPLAAEIDVDAAAKQLRGAYHDAYATEPFIELLDAQAGQFPETANVAGSNRVQIAVDVDKRARKVIATAAVDNLTKGTGGAAVQCMNLMVGFPETAGLPLTGLRP, from the coding sequence ATGACCATTTCGCTAGCCGTCGCAGGCGCCACCGGATATGCGGGCGGGGAGATCATCAGGTTGCTCCTTGGCCACCCAGCAATGCAGTCTGGGCAGCTGCGCCTGCGTACCTTGTTTGCCGGTGACAAGGCAGAGGAGAGCGTTGCGGCCCACCTACCGCACCTCGCAGCGGCGCTCCACGAGGCGGCTGGGCCGGAGAGTTTTGCGAAGACGACGCCGGAAGCCCTCGCGGAACACGACGTGGTATTTCTAGCGCTACCGCACGGCCACTCCGCGGCGTTAGCGCAGCAGCTTCCTGAATCGGTGAAACTCATTGACTGCGCCGCTGACTTCCGGCTGGAATCCGGGACGGAGTGGGGCGCTTACTACAACCCGGCAGGCACTAACGCTGCAACCCCGTGGGCGGGAACGTGGCCCTATGGTTTGCCGGAACTCCCCGGAAAGCGGGCGTCCATCCAATCGGCGAACCGGGTGGCCGTGCCGGGGTGCTTCCCCACGGCGGTGAGTCTGGCGGCTTACCCGGCGTTGGCCGCCGGGCTCGCTCTGCCGGATGTGTCAGTGACGGCAGTGACCGGCGCCTCCGGCGCGGGCAAGAAACCTTCAGCGCCACTCTTGGGCGCGGAGTTGATGGGAAACCTTAAGCCCTATTCTGCGGCCGGGGCGCACCGGCACATCCCCGAGATCCTGCAGAACCTCGCTCCCGCGGTGGGGAAAGAAGCAAGCGACGTCGCGCTGAGCTTTACTCCCGTACTCGCGCCGCTAACGCGCGGCATCCTGGCCGTGGCCATCATGCCGCTCGCCGCAGAGATTGACGTGGACGCCGCCGCCAAACAGCTGCGCGGTGCCTACCACGATGCCTATGCCACTGAGCCCTTTATCGAGCTCCTTGATGCGCAGGCAGGGCAGTTCCCGGAGACCGCCAACGTGGCCGGAAGCAATCGCGTGCAGATCGCAGTGGACGTCGATAAGCGCGCCCGCAAGGTCATCGCCACCGCCGCGGTAGACAACCTCACCAAGGGAACAGGTGGGGCAGCAGTCCAGTGCATGAACCTCATGGTTGGTTTCCCGGAGACCGCCGGTCTACCCCTCACCGGGCTCCGCCCGTAG
- a CDS encoding argininosuccinate synthase: protein MTSRVVLAYSGGLDTSVAIPYLAKMTGGEVIAVSLDLGQGGEDMESVRQRALDCGAVESIVVDARDEFADEYCLPTIKANAMYMKQYPLVSAISRPLIVKHLVKAAQEHGGSHVSHGCTGKGNDQVRFEVSFRALDPTLDIIAPARDYAWTRDKAIAFAEEIDLPIEQSAASPFSIDQNVFGRAIETGYLEDLWNAPTKDIYAYTEDPALGNAPDEVVISFEKGKPVAIDGKQMSMLEIIEELNRRGGAQGIGRLDMVEDRLVGIKSREIYEAPGAMILIKAHEAMEDVTLERELARYKRLVDARWSEEVYDGLWFGPLKRSLDAFIDSTQDNVNGDIRLVLQSGQIIVNGRRSETGLYDFNLATYDTGDTFDQTAAKGFVQLHGLSAQIANKRDREQGNGPTAGAQV, encoded by the coding sequence ATGACCTCTCGTGTAGTGCTCGCGTATTCCGGCGGCCTGGACACGTCCGTGGCCATCCCCTACCTGGCCAAAATGACCGGTGGCGAAGTGATCGCCGTGTCCCTCGATTTGGGCCAGGGCGGCGAGGATATGGAGTCCGTACGTCAGCGCGCGCTTGACTGCGGCGCCGTGGAGTCCATCGTCGTGGACGCTCGCGATGAATTCGCCGACGAATACTGCCTGCCCACCATCAAGGCCAACGCGATGTACATGAAGCAATACCCATTGGTCTCTGCTATCTCCCGCCCGCTCATCGTTAAGCACTTGGTGAAGGCCGCGCAGGAGCACGGCGGCAGTCACGTCTCGCACGGCTGCACCGGCAAGGGCAACGACCAGGTCCGCTTCGAGGTCTCTTTCCGTGCCCTGGACCCCACCTTGGACATCATCGCTCCGGCACGTGACTACGCCTGGACCCGAGACAAGGCCATCGCCTTCGCCGAAGAGATCGACCTGCCTATCGAGCAGTCCGCGGCGTCACCCTTCTCCATCGACCAGAACGTTTTCGGCCGCGCGATTGAGACCGGCTACCTCGAGGATCTGTGGAACGCGCCGACCAAGGACATCTATGCTTACACCGAAGATCCAGCGCTGGGCAATGCCCCGGACGAGGTAGTGATCTCGTTTGAGAAGGGTAAGCCCGTTGCCATTGATGGCAAGCAGATGTCCATGCTCGAGATCATTGAAGAACTCAACCGCCGGGGCGGCGCCCAGGGCATCGGCCGCCTGGACATGGTGGAGGACCGCCTTGTGGGCATCAAGTCCCGCGAGATTTACGAGGCCCCCGGCGCCATGATCCTCATCAAGGCCCACGAGGCCATGGAGGACGTCACCCTTGAGCGCGAGCTTGCGCGCTACAAGCGCCTTGTTGATGCCCGCTGGTCCGAGGAGGTTTACGACGGCCTCTGGTTCGGTCCGCTCAAACGTTCCCTGGACGCCTTCATTGACTCCACGCAGGACAACGTCAACGGCGACATCCGACTGGTTCTGCAGTCCGGCCAGATCATCGTCAACGGCCGCCGCTCCGAGACCGGCCTGTACGACTTCAACTTGGCCACCTACGACACCGGCGACACCTTCGACCAGACCGCCGCTAAGGGCTTCGTTCAGCTGCACGGCCTGTCCGCCCAGATTGCCAACAAGCGCGACCGCGAACAGGGCAATGGTCCGACCGCGGGGGCACAGGTCTAA
- the argF gene encoding ornithine carbamoyltransferase, translating into MTPRHFLADDDLSPQEQHEILDLALELKAEPYSRKPLEGPQTVAVLFDKSSTRTRFSFSAGIAALGGNPIVADSSTMHLGKGEPISDTARVLSRFASAIVWRTYAHAGLEEMAAHASVPVINALSDDLHPCQILADLVTCAENFGGVDKLAGKKAVYIGDGANNMAHSYMLGFSTAGMHISIVAPEAYWPQERFVKRARERAEITGGSVEITSDVNAVAGAQVVITDTWVSMGQEAEADQKRTQLLPYQVNSDTMNKAGKRAIFLHCLPAYRGYEVTTDVIDGPTSRVFDEAENRMHAQKALLVWLLEHSDAREARVLP; encoded by the coding sequence ATGACACCCCGGCACTTTTTGGCAGATGACGATCTTTCACCACAGGAGCAGCACGAGATCCTTGATCTTGCGTTAGAGCTCAAGGCGGAACCCTATTCGAGGAAGCCCCTGGAGGGTCCCCAAACGGTAGCGGTCCTGTTTGATAAGTCCTCCACGCGAACCCGCTTTTCGTTCAGCGCTGGAATCGCCGCGTTGGGAGGCAATCCGATCGTGGCGGATTCGTCCACCATGCACTTGGGCAAGGGCGAACCGATTTCGGACACCGCACGGGTGCTGTCTCGGTTTGCCAGCGCCATCGTCTGGCGGACCTATGCGCACGCGGGGCTGGAAGAGATGGCAGCGCACGCCTCGGTTCCGGTGATCAATGCCCTCAGCGATGACCTCCACCCGTGTCAGATCCTCGCTGACCTGGTGACCTGCGCCGAGAATTTCGGCGGCGTCGACAAGCTTGCGGGAAAGAAAGCGGTGTACATCGGCGATGGCGCCAACAACATGGCCCATTCATATATGTTGGGATTTTCAACGGCAGGAATGCATATTTCTATCGTCGCCCCAGAGGCGTATTGGCCCCAGGAGCGTTTCGTCAAGAGGGCTCGCGAACGGGCCGAAATAACCGGGGGGAGCGTCGAAATTACCTCCGATGTTAACGCCGTAGCAGGTGCACAAGTGGTGATTACTGATACCTGGGTGTCGATGGGGCAGGAGGCTGAAGCCGACCAAAAACGCACCCAGTTGCTGCCATATCAAGTGAATAGTGACACAATGAATAAAGCAGGGAAGCGTGCTATCTTTTTGCATTGCCTCCCGGCATACCGCGGCTACGAAGTTACTACGGACGTGATTGACGGTCCGACCTCGAGAGTTTTTGATGAGGCAGAGAACCGGATGCACGCCCAAAAGGCTTTGTTGGTGTGGTTGTTGGAACATAGTGACGCACGTGAAGCTAGGGTCCTGCCTTAG
- the argB gene encoding acetylglutamate kinase, whose amino-acid sequence MLLTTTPASSVAAPGRGSGFTAGLSDADRARVLVEALPWLQELRGKTVVVKYGGNAMVDDELKKAFAADMALLRTVGIKPVVVHGGGPQISAMLERLGIKTEFKGGFRVTDAQDIEIVRMVLCGQVGRDLVGLINAHGPYAVGMSGEDAGLFRAEKRLVDVEGVPTDVGRVGDIISVNAEAIQDIVDAGRIPIVSTIAPDAAGTIYNINADTAASALAQALGADRLLMLTNVAGLYTDWPNQDSLVSIIKENDLAALVPRLDSGMIPKMDACLKAVQSGVHAAHVIDGRAPHAVILELLTPGGVGTMVLPDAADAPAHTTAHASTGVLYRKDDSHA is encoded by the coding sequence ATGTTGCTCACTACTACACCGGCCAGCTCCGTGGCCGCTCCCGGCAGGGGATCGGGCTTTACTGCGGGGCTCAGCGACGCCGACAGGGCCCGGGTACTCGTGGAGGCCCTGCCCTGGCTGCAGGAGCTGCGGGGCAAGACCGTCGTTGTGAAGTATGGCGGGAACGCCATGGTGGATGACGAACTCAAGAAAGCCTTCGCCGCTGACATGGCCCTGTTGCGAACGGTGGGCATCAAGCCCGTCGTGGTCCACGGCGGTGGCCCGCAGATCTCCGCGATGCTGGAGAGGCTGGGCATCAAGACTGAGTTCAAAGGTGGCTTCCGGGTCACCGATGCCCAGGACATCGAGATTGTCCGCATGGTGTTGTGCGGCCAGGTCGGCCGCGATCTCGTCGGGCTTATCAACGCACATGGCCCCTACGCGGTGGGCATGTCCGGCGAGGACGCGGGCCTCTTCCGCGCGGAGAAGAGGCTCGTGGACGTCGAAGGCGTGCCCACGGATGTCGGCCGGGTCGGAGACATCATAAGCGTCAACGCCGAAGCCATCCAAGACATCGTGGATGCCGGACGAATCCCGATCGTCTCCACCATCGCGCCCGACGCCGCCGGGACCATCTATAACATCAACGCCGATACAGCCGCCTCTGCGCTCGCTCAGGCCTTGGGTGCAGACCGGCTCCTCATGCTCACCAACGTCGCCGGGCTCTACACGGACTGGCCAAACCAAGACTCGCTGGTGTCCATCATCAAAGAAAACGACCTTGCCGCCCTAGTTCCACGTTTGGACTCGGGAATGATCCCCAAGATGGATGCCTGCCTTAAGGCAGTTCAGTCCGGGGTCCACGCCGCCCACGTTATCGATGGCCGTGCGCCGCACGCGGTCATCCTCGAACTGCTCACCCCTGGCGGTGTGGGAACGATGGTGCTTCCCGACGCCGCTGACGCCCCCGCACACACCACTGCTCATGCTTCCACTGGAGTGCTGTATAGGAAGGACGATTCCCATGCTTAG